One segment of Rosa chinensis cultivar Old Blush chromosome 6, RchiOBHm-V2, whole genome shotgun sequence DNA contains the following:
- the LOC112170264 gene encoding disease resistance protein RUN1 produces MDLRWSLLGLAAFALFVKITRSKDRPASPNNKNNMDLSKPQVGASSSSSSSSSSSSTHSFTHDVFLSFRGPDTRNNFTGHLYRNLVQEGINTFIDNDLTRGEDITKELLDVIEGSRISIVVFSANYASSKCCLDELVKIFQCKESKQQIVYPIFYKIDPSETRYQKGQVGEAIAHLSKYKGNSEKVESWKAALQQVASLYGWQIKDGGHEANVIDEIVKEISTKIMKCTPLNVAKYPVGIESRVDDICKQYLNVGQDNPHMVGIWGIGGIGKSTLAKAVFNSISHEFEHSCFLRNVREESFSYGGLVKLQNIFLSKIIERNPPKVNNVDEGITVLKQKLSQKKVLLVLDDVNHLDQLRALAGGCDWFGQRSRIIITTRDTNLLSAHTVNYSIYEVKELNHQEALELFNVNAFKGNKCMDDFFELATNVIRYAKGIPLVLEVLGSDLCSKDKDEWKDALEYYNKYPNQDVQQTLKRSYEGLEDRMKEVFLHIVCFFKGYKEGSVIHVLQRCDLNPKYALRVLVEKALIKIEKYNRIWMHDLLEDMGKEIVRQESRDEIGQRSRLWLYEDVREVLEENKGTDKIKGIVLRREEMYRGDIKLNRGSFTNLKNLQIFIADSNDDHNKILCGEGVDYFPNKLRVLDLNGFSHMGGPCTNSLGEGLKNMRYLKYIKLWDCYGLTRIPDLSGLTSLEYLYLSDWHDLVEVHPSVGRLDKLVVLKLICCFKLHMFQERINMKSLETLNLHWSSLKFFPEIEGDMKSLNRLDLSRTDIKELPSSVGNLTGLKSLSLYECDSLRDIPSSIFYELQCLEKLDLRKCSNLVTFPTKSESLPPPPVFSTNLTSRLQVHLNDCKRLEEISEFPREIDGLYAWDCQSLERISKLSKILGGKDSKMFSELDLIRCERLCDNLARGVVSEVEVDKRLFHLAQKRNKMTEESTGKADKLTALLTLFFSCAKSEEFQVQFPASAPIPNWFTCRQDVNWDAKWLINKEHEFCIEIPQNSNWDNKGLALCIQLSSLRATLFVYINGIKFDEKSMSDDVWVHYIPFVTVIRRLSECGMPPPDMFRVMFRTENIAVYLGKPLWGSWGVHLIEDLEGEGIC; encoded by the exons ATGGATCTGCGCTGGTCCCTTCTTGGCCTAGCGGCCTTTGCTTTATTTGTGAAAATTACTAGGTCCAAGGATCGACCGGCATCACCAAACAACAAGAACAACATGGATCTGAGCAAACCTCAAGTCGGAGCCtcttcgtcttcgtcttcgtcttcctcctcttcttccaccCATTCGTTCACACACGATGTCTTTCTGAGCTTCAGAGGTCCGGATACGCGCAACAATTTCACCGGCCATTTGTACCGCAATTTGGTTCAGGAGGGAATTAACACCTTCATTGATAATGACCTTACAAGAGGAGAAGATATAACAAAGGAGCTTCTCGATGTAATTGAAGGATCAAGGATTTCCATTGTTGTATTTTCTGCCAACTATGCGTCTTCGAAGTGCTGCTTGGATGAACTTGTCAAGATCTTTCAATGTAAAGAATCCAAGCAACAAATTGTTTACCCAATTTTCTACAAGATAGATCCGTCGGAGACACGGTACCAGAAGGGCCAGGTTGGTGAAGCAATTGCTCACCTTAGCAAATACAAGGGTAACTCAGAGAAGGTGGAGAGTTGGAAGGCAGCTCTTCAACAAGTAGCCAGTTTGTATGGGTGGCAAATCAAGGATGGAGG GCATGAAGCGAATGTCATTGATGAAATTGTTAAAGAGATATCAACCAAAATAATGAAATGCACCCCTTTAAATGTGGCAAAATATCCTGTTGGAATAGAATCTCGTGTAGATGACATATGTAAGCAGTACTTAAATGTAGGGCAAGACAATCCTCACATGGTAGGGATATGGGGAATTGGCGGAATAGGAAAGTCAACACTTGCAAAAgctgttttcaattcaattagccATGAGTTTGAACATAGCTGTTTCTTGAGAAATGTTAGAGAAGAATCATTTTCATATGGAGGTCTTGTCAAGCTacaaaacatttttctttctaagaTTATAGAGAGGAATCCACCTAAGGTGAACAATGTTGATGAAGGAATCACTGTGCTAAAGCAAAAACTAAGCCAGAAAAAGGTTCTCttagttcttgatgatgtgaaccACTTGGATCAGCTAAGAGCACTTGCCGGAGGGTGTGATTGGTTTGGCCAAAGAAGTAGAATTATCATAACAACAAGGGATACAAATTTGCTAAGTGCTCATACAGTCAATTATTCAATATATGAGGTCAAGGAATTAAATCATCAAGAAGCTTTGGAGCTCTTCAATGTCAATGCCTTCAAAGGAAATAAATGTATGGATGATTTCTTTGAACTTGCAACTAATGTAATACGTTATGCTAAAGGGATTCCGTTAGTTTTGGAAGTTTTGGGGTCAGATCTATGTAGTAAAGATAAGGATGAGTGGAAAGATGCATTAGAGTATTACAACAAATATCCTAACCAAGATGTTCAGCAAACTCTCAAAAGAAGTTACGAGGGATTGGAGGATCGGATGAAAGAAGTTTTTCTGCATATTGTATGTTTCTTTAAAGGTTATAAAGAAGGCTCTGTGATCCATGTACTACAAAGATGTGACCTGAATCCCAAGTATGCTCTCAGAGTCCTCGTAGAAAAGGCCTTaataaaaattgagaaataCAATAGGATTTGGATGCATGACCTTTTAGAAGACATGGGAAAAGAAATTGTTCGGCAAGAGTCCCGTGATGAGATAGGACAACGCAGTAGACTGTGGCTATATGAGGATGTTCGCGAAGTTCTTGAGGAAAACAAA GGAACAGATAAAATTAAAGGCATCGTGTTGAGAAGAGAAGAGATGTATAGAGGAGACATAAAGTTGAATCGCGGAAGCTTCACAAACTTGAAAAATCTTCAAATTTTTATAGCCGATTCCAATGATGATCATAATAAGATACTTTGTGGAGAGGGCGTGGATTATTTCCCCAACAAGTTGAGGGTCCTTGACTTAAATGGTTTCTCGCACATGGGTGGGCCCTGCACGAATTCACTAGGCGAGGGATTGAAG AATATGCGGTATTTGAAATATATCAAATTGTGGGACTGTTATGGTTTAACAAGAATTCCCGACTTGTCTGGATTAACAAGCTTAGAGTATTTGTATCTGTCTGATTGGCATGATTTAGTTGAAGTTCATCCTTCGGTTGGCCGTCTCGATAAGCTCGTCGTTTTGAAACTCATCTGTTGTTTTAAGCTGCATATGTTTCAAGAGAGGATCAACATGAAATCTTTGGAAACTCTGAATCTCCATTGGAGCTCGCTTAAGTTCTTCCCTGAAATTGAGGGAGACATGAAATCTTTGAATCGCCTGGATCTAAGTCGCACTGACATCAAAGAGTTACCTAGCTCAGTTGGAAATCTCACTGGCCTTAAATCCTTGTCTCTATATGAGTGTGATAGTCTCAGGGATATACCATCGAGCATTTTCTATGAATTGCAATGTCTGGAGAAGCTTGATCTACGGAAATGCTCTAACCTTGTTACATTTCCAACAAAGTCAGAATCACTTCCTCCTCCACCGGTCTTTTCAACTAACCTCACTTCCAGATTACAAGTTCATCTGAACGATTGCAAGCGGCTTGaagaaatttcagaatttccacGAGAAATAGATGGCTTATATGCGTGGGATTGTCAGTCATTGGAAAGAATTTCAAAGTTGTCAAAAATTTTGGGGGGTAAAGATTCAAAAATGTTCAGTGAGTTGGACTTGATACGCTGCGAGAGACTCTGCGACAATCTGGCTCGTGGAGTAGTATCAGAGGTTGAAGTTGACAAGCGACTATTTCATCTGGCCCAGAAGAGAAACAAGATGACAGAGGAATCGACGGGAAAGGCAGACAAATTGACGGCTCTGCTGactctttttttctcttgtgcGAAATCTGAAGAATTCCAAGTACAATTTCCCGCAAGTGCTCCGATTCCAAACTGGTTCACCTGCCGTCAGGATGTGAATTGGGATGCGAAGTGGCTGATAAATAAAGAGCATGAGTTTTGCATTGAAATTCCTCAAAACTCCAATTGGGACAACAAAGGGTTGGCTCTCTGTATTCAATTGAGTTCTCTTCGGGCCACTCTTTTTGTTTACATCAATGGAATAAAGTTTGATGAGAAATCCATGTCTGACGATGTGTGGGTGCATTACATTCCATTCGTTACAGTAATAAGGAGGTTGAGTGAGTGTGGGATGCCACCACCTGATATGTTTCGAGTTATGTTTCGTACTGAAAACATTGCTGTATACTTAGGAAAGCCTTTGTGGGGAAGCTGGGGAGTCCACCTGATCGAAGATTTGGAAGGAGAAG GTATATGCTGA
- the LOC112170266 gene encoding uncharacterized protein LOC112170266: MDVTSDKLLNRESLTNEHSVVVVENLRKYSLSFVKALHVSSPFAVKVTALDWVQRFCENVIDFNEKSDTESRFYEVYGQYGNDRIIGNMLYSIMDAASDREPKVLAITEDLHDVHSLGKEAAAVHRSLVEDLSKANAILLPLETVLSKDVAAITDVMCRERATNMEISPIHGQAIYQSYSLKIREACQTLHPLVPSLTSSVKGLYSMLTRLARTASLHAGDLHKALEGLGESQEVESPVTDVSRPDLATDAAGFDDKERENLSMSNGESIKDFVGIGLPLEDKGWLSPPDSICSSSTDSGISLPEMSLPVSFNDQEDIKQ; encoded by the exons ATGGATGTTACCTCTGATAAATTACTTAATCGTGAGTCTTTGACGAATGAACATTCGGTTGTGGTTGTTGAGAATCTGAGAAAGTACAGTCTGTCCTTTGTGAAAGCTCTCCATGTCTCTTCTCCTTTTGCAGTTAAAGTAACTGCGCTGGATTGGGTACAAAGATTTTGTGAGAATGTTATTGATTTTAATGAGAAATCAGACACAGAATCTCGTTTCTATGAAGTGTATGGACAGTATGGTAATGATAGAATTATTGGGAACATGCTTTACTCAATTATGGATGCTGCATCTGATAGGGAACCAAAA GTCCTTGCAATAACTGAAGATCTACATGATGTTCACAGTCTAGGAAAGGAGGCTGCTGCAGTTCATCGTTCTCTTGTGGAAGACCTTTCAAAG GCAAATGCAATTCTTCTTCCACTGGAAACAGTATTGTCCAAAGATGTAGCTGCTATCACTGATGTTATGTGTAGGGAAAGAGCGACCAATATGGAAATATCTCCGATTCATGGACAAGCCATATACCAGTCCTATTCTTTAAAAATCAGGGAGGCTTGCCAGACCTTACATCCCTTGGTGCCCTCACTTACCTCATCTGTGAAGGGGCTCTATTCTATGTTGACCAGGCTTGCACGAACTGCAAGTCTTCATGCTGGGGATCTTCATAAA GCTCTTGAAGGACTAGGAGAAAGCCAGGAAGTAGAATCGCCAGTAACTGATGTATCAAGGCCAGATCTTGCTACTGATGCTGCTGGGTTTGATGACAAGGAGAGAGAGAACCTCTCCATGTCAAATGGTGAGAGCATCAAAGATTTTGTTGGCATTGGACTTCCTTTGGAAGATAAAGGATGGTTATCTCCACCAGATAGTATCTGCAGTAGTAGTACAGATTCTGGCATTTCCTTGCCTGAAATGAGTCTTCCAGTTAGCTTCAATGATCAAGAAGATATAAAGCAATAG